The DNA segment GGATTGATATCTCCGGTACCCGTTATTTTAGCAAGGTTATTCAGGTGGGCGATTCGCTCAACCTGAAAGGCTGGAAAATGGTGGTGCTGGTTTCAGAGAATGAGCTAACCGGCAAGCTGTCTAAATATCGTGATATGACATTGCTGATCGCTGGAATTGTATTGTTATTAGGCTGTTTTTTATCACACCGTATTCTTTCTGTTGTTGTAAATCCGTTACGTAAAATTGCTGAACAGGCACCTGATATCGCCTTAAGACGAAAAATTGACAGAAACTACAGCTGGTCATTTAAAGAGATAACGACGCTCGATAACGCACTCAATAGAATGGCAGGCGATCTGGATACGGCTTTTGCACGCCTAGAAAATCAAATTAATATCGATAGCGAAACTGGGCTGCTCACCCGTAAAGGGTTGCTGGCCGAACATAAAATAATATCTTCATCGTTCCGTGGCGTAGTCGGTGTGGTTACGCTCAGTAATCTACAGACGATGATAAACAACCTTGGCAATGGCTATGCCATTAGCTATCTCGAGTCATTTATTAACTTTCTTTATCAATATTTCCCAAGTAACGCCATCGTGGCGCGCGATTCTATTGAGCGTTTAATTATTTGTTGCCCAGGTTCCAGCGAGAAAGATATCAGTGAAAATATTCATCGGTTAATGAACCTTATGCAGGCAGCCGAGAGCGAGTATGTGAATAGCATGCACGTATTCATGGGGTACGTTGGCATTGTTTCCTGCGCCGAAGGCGATCTGCTCGAAACATTGATTATCAGCGCAAATATTGCACAGCAGGCTGCTCTTCATCAAGAAAATGGGAATGCGCGAGTCTATGACGATTCTTTACGTGAGCTCGCACTGAAAAACATTAACATATTGAACCATCTGTATGGCGCCATCCCCAATAACGAACTTTACCTTGTTTATCAGCCGATTATTACGTTAGGTGATCCAGAAGTAAGAGAAGCTGAGTGCTTGATTCGTTGGGAAAATCCCGCATTAGGAATGGTTAGGCCCGATCAGTTTATTCAGGTTGCGGAAGAGTCTGGTTTTATCATTCAACTGGGGCGATGGATTATCGCCGAGGCATGCCAGGAGCTGGCATCGCGCATTGCACATAACTTTTGCTCTAGCAACTTCAAGCTACATATTAACGTTTCTATTATTGAACTGGCCCAGCCCGATTTTTGTGAATATATTCTGACAACTATCGAAAAAGCTGGATTGTCGCCACGTAATATCTGTATCGAAATTACCGAGACAAGCATGATTAAGGGCGACGAACTGCTTAAATCGACCTTGGCTGTTTTGCGTACTGCGGGCGTGAGTGTTTCTATTGATGATTTTGGCTCAGGTTTCTCAAGCCTGTCTTATCTACACAAGCTTGAGTTTGATGCGTTAAAAATAGACCGTAATTTCGTTATGGATGTGCTGAATAACAAGAAAAATGAATCCATTATTTCGGCTGTGATATTGCTGGCTAAAGGGTTTAATGTGCCGCTTATCGCCGAAGGCGTTGAGACCAAAGAGGTTGCGGATAAGCTGCAAACTATGGGCTGTGAGAAAGCTCAGGGATACTATTTCTCACGTCCTGTACCGTTTGACCAGTGGCCAGATGCGTTACTCAATCATCATTAATTTTATGATGGTGTTTTATTATCGTTATTCTTGACCCAGTTTTTATCTTAAACAAATATTCATTTTTGAGGTATACAGTGAGCGTAATTAAAAAAGTCATTATCCCTGTGGCTGGATTAGGGACGCGTATGCTCCCAGCAACCAAGGCAATTCCTAAAGAAATGTTACCTTTAGTTGATCGACCGTTAATTCAATTAATTGTTGATGAATGTGTTGCTGCTGGAATTAAAGAAATTATTTTAGTTACGCATAGTTCAAAAAATGCAATTGAAAACCATTTTGATAAAAATTTTGAGCTTGAATCGACATTGGACTCTAAAAATAAACATCAATTGCTTGATGAAGTTAGAGCAATTTGTCCTGCTGATGTTTCTATTGTTTCGATAAGGCAATGCGCAGCACAAGGATTAGGTCATGCGGTACTGTGCGCCCAATCATTAGTGGGGGAGCAACCATTTGCGGTGTTATTACCGGATGTCATTATGGATAATCTTCATGGCGTGGAAAATAAAAGCAATAATTTAGCCTCGATGATACAGCGCTATGAAAGTACGTCTATTAGCCAAGTAATGGTTTCCCCTGTACCCGAAGAGGATGTCTCTAATTATGGCATTGTTGATTGTCAAGGTGTTGACGCTAATCCAGGCGAAAG comes from the Hafnia alvei genome and includes:
- a CDS encoding EAL domain-containing protein, whose protein sequence is MSERIIDTRGEAVSNALNYYIHIPQQANSIAAIFIKTLDTDNWDLTFQQIEGYLYKVMTQTFSKESLLSSIAFGSVQGNYIGFGRDLETNWTFQIKKNHETHNKLLFYKDGTSESPVLYSVDDYNLFGRPWFSAVNASRRSMWSNAYRDVNSESGVSISFSSPVSDKDGHYIGVISSDLRLSRLNRFLASLTATEHSLIYLVNDKEQIIAASAPELLQGKKSQGLAEQSGADLPNVKDSSEAVVKATAQYVRDNNTSINRIDISGTRYFSKVIQVGDSLNLKGWKMVVLVSENELTGKLSKYRDMTLLIAGIVLLLGCFLSHRILSVVVNPLRKIAEQAPDIALRRKIDRNYSWSFKEITTLDNALNRMAGDLDTAFARLENQINIDSETGLLTRKGLLAEHKIISSSFRGVVGVVTLSNLQTMINNLGNGYAISYLESFINFLYQYFPSNAIVARDSIERLIICCPGSSEKDISENIHRLMNLMQAAESEYVNSMHVFMGYVGIVSCAEGDLLETLIISANIAQQAALHQENGNARVYDDSLRELALKNINILNHLYGAIPNNELYLVYQPIITLGDPEVREAECLIRWENPALGMVRPDQFIQVAEESGFIIQLGRWIIAEACQELASRIAHNFCSSNFKLHINVSIIELAQPDFCEYILTTIEKAGLSPRNICIEITETSMIKGDELLKSTLAVLRTAGVSVSIDDFGSGFSSLSYLHKLEFDALKIDRNFVMDVLNNKKNESIISAVILLAKGFNVPLIAEGVETKEVADKLQTMGCEKAQGYYFSRPVPFDQWPDALLNHH
- the galU gene encoding UTP--glucose-1-phosphate uridylyltransferase GalU, which produces MRYTVSVIKKVIIPVAGLGTRMLPATKAIPKEMLPLVDRPLIQLIVDECVAAGIKEIILVTHSSKNAIENHFDKNFELESTLDSKNKHQLLDEVRAICPADVSIVSIRQCAAQGLGHAVLCAQSLVGEQPFAVLLPDVIMDNLHGVENKSNNLASMIQRYESTSISQVMVSPVPEEDVSNYGIVDCQGVDANPGESDLIKRVVEKPARDSAPSNLSIVGRYILPPEIWPILASTPCGAGGEIQLTDAISTLMESQPVAAYAMVGSYYDCGNKLGYAQTFVESAMAHPDIGPLFHAWLTSKFA